GGTGGGATCTCTGTGGTGAGTGCAGTCATGCCGGCTGAAGCGGGCTTGTTGTCGGTCGATGCGTCTTTTGAGGGCGCGCTCTTGTCGCCGCAGGCGGTGAAGATCAATGCGCTGGAAGCGAGTGAAAAGAGTAGGAGGTGTTTCATAATATTATGTGTGTAGATGTTCTTCGGTGAAGTTGATGATTTGCTTGGAGTTTGCGGCGGGGTTGACCCAGTAGATGGGGGCTTCGGATTCGAGGGCATGGCGGGCGTCGCAGGTTAATTTAGCTTCGCCGCGCACGGCCGCGTAGAAGTTCTCGATGTGCGGGGTGTGCGGCTGTTTGCTGAGGCCGCCTGGGAGTGCATACTCATCGGGTGGGGCGGACTCGTAGGAGGCGATGGCATCGGCGCCGCCTGCGGCCACGCCCGCGGCTTGTTTTTTGAGCAGGCCACGCTGGACGAGCTTGTCCCACTTCGCGTTGTCGGCGCCGGACTCTTTGAAGATTTTTGTATAGGCTTCGCGCTCGGAGATGTTGATGGTGCCTTCGGTGCCCATGAAGGACTCGTAGTAGCCACCGCCCGAGCTGGTGGTGGTCAGCACCTGGTAGAATGCGCGTGCATTGCCCTGCGGTGTATCGTAATCGAAGATACACATGACGTTGTCAAAGTGCTCACGGTCTTTGAAATAGCTGCGTCCTCCGGAGGCCATGACGGATTTGGGCTGTGCGCCGAGGAACCAGTTGAAAATATCGATCTGGTGTGCGCCGAGGTCGGAGATCGGTCCTCCGGACAGGGATGTGTAAAAGCGCCAGTTGAGGAACCGGTGGCGCAGTTCTTCTTCGGAGAGCTTATGGTCGGCGCCTGCGTTGAAACCGAACTCGCGCAGGACGTCGGCCTTTGGAAGGATGGATGGCTTGGATACGATGTCCTGCGAGGCGCTGAGGGCGCGGTTCCACTGGCCGTTGACGTTGATGATCTGCCCGCAGAGATTTTCCTTTTGGATTAACTCGTTGAGGGCGTAGCGGTAGCGTGGATTACTGCGGCGCTGATGGCCGATCTGGCAGAGTTTTCCGGTGCGATCCATCGCGTCGACCATACTGCGGGCCCCTTCGATGGAGTTAGACATCATTTTTTCGCAATACACGTGGCAGCCCGCTTCGAGTGCCATGATGGTGTGGGGAGCGTGCCAGAAGTCTGGAGTGGCGACAAATACGGCGTCGAGCTCTTCCTTGTCCAGCATCTCCTGGGCATTGAGATAGCGCTCGATGCCGTAGTCGAAACGCGATTTGATCGCGGAGTAGGTGCGGCCGACGCGTGCCTTCATGATGTCGCAGGCCGCGACATAGCGAATGCCGGGTATATTGACCATGGCGTTGAACAACACTTCGTGCTGCTTGCCACAGCCGATAAAGCCGACACGTATGTCGTCGGCCGGCGCGCCGGCGGCTTTTGCCTTTAAAATCGAAGGCGCGCCGAGCACGAGTCCTGCGCCCAGGGTGGACTTGGTGAGGAAGTCTCTGCGCGAGAGTTTGGGGAGGTCGAAGTTCATGGCTGACGGTTCGGGCTTACCACTTGTGGAGAATAGCAAATTTATTGTATTTCGCAAGCGCGAGGCCCATGACGATCATGACGATGTGTATGCCCAGCCATGCGACGCCCGCGTCCTGTTTGATTAAGATCAGGCCGAAGGTGAGGCTGGTGTAGACCAGCCCCATGAGGAAGAGAGAAAAGCGTGTCGCGAGTCCCAGTAGTAAAGTCAGCCCGAGGATAATGAGCACCGGCCCTAGGATGGCGTCGTAAATGCCGAGCCCCCAACCGGGGATGAGTGGCTCATTGGCAAATTTATCCATCAAAGGAGCGGGGACGCCATGATAATTGCTCAGGGCATAGACCTTGCCGGCAGTGGCCTCTGTGAGACCATAGCTGTTGGGCGCGCCGTCGATTACGACGGTTGAATCGATCGACTTCTCGCCTGCGAACTTTTCGATGCCAGTTTGGATCGCGCGGATCGCCAGCCAGAGGCGCAGAGTGAGCATGCCGAGCGTCAGCCCGAGGTCGTTGGGGTCTTTGTCGTTGGAATACATCTTAACAATGGGGTGTTGAGTCTTTTGTAAATGATATGTGTTTAGATTTAAAACCTGTAATATGCAAATATATTCTCAATAGTTGATGCCTTTTTTTTACTTTCTGATTTTCGTTTTTCTAGACTTATATTTTGTAAATTGCTTATGTGAGCATGTTTTTGCTTGTGCGTGGTATTTTTTTAGTGCAATTATCCTGAATAGATTAAATTTAATTTATTGACAAATATCATCATTTTTTACGATTCTCTTGTATTTGTGATGCGCTACTTGTCGTAGTGTATTTTTCATTAGGTAAAGCGTCTGTGCGAGCTGATCCAATTTACCCCATTCTATAACGAGATACCTCTTTGTAGGCATCTTACACCCCTGAAAGCAGAAGAGTTCTCAACGCGTGAAATGTACTAAAAATGATAAAATTGTATTCTGGGGCGCATTCATCGCCCTGATTACCACTTCAATGGCATTTATAATTCGCGCCATTTTGATTAATAGTGGTGTATGGCCTGAGCAATTTGGCTTGGATAAAGTGCAGAGTGGCGTCCTTTTCGGGGCTGGGATCTGGCCGTTTGCGATTAGTATTATCTTATTTAGTTTAGTGATTGATCGGGTCGGTTACAAGTTCGCAATGTTTTTCAGCTTTGCCTGTTATGCGACTTTTGGTGCTTTGGCATTGATTGCCTACTCCTCTGTCAACGGTCAGGTTACGGATCTGGCCATGGCGCAGGCCAAAGCATGGAACTATCTTTACTGGGGCTCTGTGATTCTCGGTTTGGGGAATGGCACGGTTGAAGCGTTTATCAATCCGGTAGTCGCCACACTTTTTAAGGATGAGAAATCGAAATGGTTGAACATGTTGCACGCAGGATGGCCCGGAGGGCTGGTGCTTGGTGGTATTTTGGCAATAGGGCTTGCTGGAATTGTCGCCGAAGACTGGCGCATTCTGGTCGCTCTGATGTTCCTGCCTGCCTTGATCTACTTGATTATGCTGGCGCGGGTTGAGTTTCCTGTGAATGAGCGGGTGGCTGCCGGCTCCAGTTATCGTGAAATGCTGGCGCAGTTAGGCACTGCTGGTGCGTTCATCGCATTTTATTTAATCTTTGCTCAGCTCGGGAGTGTGTTTGACTGGGCGACACCAGTTACCTGGGGACTCATTGCGGTTTCGGTGATCAGTTATGCCTTATATAGTCGCTCCTTTGGTAATCCTTTACTGTTGATTCTCGTGATCATTATGATGCCGCTCGCGACGACAGAGCTTGGCACGGATGGTTGGATTTCAGCGCTCATGGAGAAGCCGATGCACGCCGCGGGCTGGGATCCTACCTGGGTGTTGGTCTACACCTCTGCGATTATGATGGTGCTACGCTTTAACGCTGGTCCGGTGATTCAGAAATTTGGTCCGCTCGGCTTATTGGCTATGTGTTCTGGCTTGGCGATCCTTGGATTGTATCTGCTCTCGTTTGCGAGTGCGGTCGTTTTCATCTTCGTAGCGGCCACGGTTTATGGAGTCGCGAAGACTTACTTTTGGCCAACCATGTTGGGAGTGGTTGCCGAGCAGACGCCGAAGGGCGGGGCACTGACGCTGAATGCAATCGCGGGTATCGGTATGTTGACTGTCGGGATTCTTGGCGGCCCCTTTATCGGCTATTTACAAGAGAGCTCGGTCACTTCCGGAATTAAGCAGGAGTTGCCCGCCGTCTATGAAACCGTGACTCAGGAGAGTGATTATCTACTGGGGCATTACACCGCTTTGAATCAGGTGGCCCTCGGAGCGCAGCCGGAGGCGGTTCAAGAGCAGGTAGTCGAAATTCAAGAGCGTGAAACTCAAGGCGCACTTGCCAAGATGGCGATGTTTCCGGCATTCATGTTGGTCTGCTACATTGGCCTGATTCTTTTCTTTAAAAGCAAGGGTGGCTACCGTCCAAAAGTTTTGGGTGGCGCACATGCTGATTAAGCAAATTTCATTTTAATAACTGAGATACATGACTTCCCCAAGAACACTTAATGTTGGCCTCATCGGTGGTGGTGGCGGTGCGTTTTTTGCGCATCCTCATCAGAAAGCGATTCACTTTGATGGAACACGTCGTGTCGTCGCGGCAGCTTTGCGCAGTCGCCCGGAAGCGGCGATCGAAGATGCTGCGAACTGGGCATATCCAATTAAAGGATACGCGAGTTTCGATGAGATGATTGATGCGCAGAAAGACCTGCCTGAGACTGAGCGCTTGGATTACGTGGTCGTAGTGACTCCAAATCATGCGCATTTCAAACCTTCGTTGAAAGCTATCCGGGCAGGAATACCTGTTTTTTGTGAAAAGCCCTTAACGCTCAATCATGCCGAGGCAAAAGAACTGGCAAGCGCTGTTGAGAAGTCAAAAGTTCCGTTTGCCGTGGCGCATACCTACCTGGGGCACTGGAGCACCCGTTTGGCGCGGCATATTGTGCGGAGTGGTTTGATCGGCGATGTGCGTTGGGTTGATTCCGCTTATATACAAGGTTGGCTTGCCGGCAAAACGGAAGAAACCGGTGTGCAACAAGCCGAGTGGCGGACCGATCCGAAGAAGAGCGGTGCGTCTAATTGTGGTGGTGATATCGGCACACATGCCTTGATGCAATTGCGCTATATCACAGGCCTGGAAATCGCA
The nucleotide sequence above comes from Coraliomargarita algicola. Encoded proteins:
- a CDS encoding MFS transporter is translated as MKCTKNDKIVFWGAFIALITTSMAFIIRAILINSGVWPEQFGLDKVQSGVLFGAGIWPFAISIILFSLVIDRVGYKFAMFFSFACYATFGALALIAYSSVNGQVTDLAMAQAKAWNYLYWGSVILGLGNGTVEAFINPVVATLFKDEKSKWLNMLHAGWPGGLVLGGILAIGLAGIVAEDWRILVALMFLPALIYLIMLARVEFPVNERVAAGSSYREMLAQLGTAGAFIAFYLIFAQLGSVFDWATPVTWGLIAVSVISYALYSRSFGNPLLLILVIIMMPLATTELGTDGWISALMEKPMHAAGWDPTWVLVYTSAIMMVLRFNAGPVIQKFGPLGLLAMCSGLAILGLYLLSFASAVVFIFVAATVYGVAKTYFWPTMLGVVAEQTPKGGALTLNAIAGIGMLTVGILGGPFIGYLQESSVTSGIKQELPAVYETVTQESDYLLGHYTALNQVALGAQPEAVQEQVVEIQERETQGALAKMAMFPAFMLVCYIGLILFFKSKGGYRPKVLGGAHAD
- a CDS encoding Gfo/Idh/MocA family oxidoreductase; the encoded protein is MLFSTSGKPEPSAMNFDLPKLSRRDFLTKSTLGAGLVLGAPSILKAKAAGAPADDIRVGFIGCGKQHEVLFNAMVNIPGIRYVAACDIMKARVGRTYSAIKSRFDYGIERYLNAQEMLDKEELDAVFVATPDFWHAPHTIMALEAGCHVYCEKMMSNSIEGARSMVDAMDRTGKLCQIGHQRRSNPRYRYALNELIQKENLCGQIINVNGQWNRALSASQDIVSKPSILPKADVLREFGFNAGADHKLSEEELRHRFLNWRFYTSLSGGPISDLGAHQIDIFNWFLGAQPKSVMASGGRSYFKDREHFDNVMCIFDYDTPQGNARAFYQVLTTTSSGGGYYESFMGTEGTINISEREAYTKIFKESGADNAKWDKLVQRGLLKKQAAGVAAGGADAIASYESAPPDEYALPGGLSKQPHTPHIENFYAAVRGEAKLTCDARHALESEAPIYWVNPAANSKQIINFTEEHLHT
- a CDS encoding Gfo/Idh/MocA family oxidoreductase, which produces MTSPRTLNVGLIGGGGGAFFAHPHQKAIHFDGTRRVVAAALRSRPEAAIEDAANWAYPIKGYASFDEMIDAQKDLPETERLDYVVVVTPNHAHFKPSLKAIRAGIPVFCEKPLTLNHAEAKELASAVEKSKVPFAVAHTYLGHWSTRLARHIVRSGLIGDVRWVDSAYIQGWLAGKTEETGVQQAEWRTDPKKSGASNCGGDIGTHALMQLRYITGLEIAKLSARLEVFVEGRSLDDHFTSYCELSNGAKALVRASQICIGHKNDMSIEVNGSLGTLVWRQEDAEAVKVMLPGQPDRVYWRGEVAANDGFLGDLPDDLMGQPKLPSGHVEGFHDALARLHRDFEVDVRAYLAGEAFTCDGSKYANVEDGRIGLAFIEAAVASSAQDGGWAELD